In Melospiza melodia melodia isolate bMelMel2 unplaced genomic scaffold, bMelMel2.pri scaffold_18, whole genome shotgun sequence, the following are encoded in one genomic region:
- the LOC134433467 gene encoding serine/threonine-protein kinase PAK 1-like isoform X2, with amino-acid sequence MLFVSEHMRCSRSHPGWLAGDSLQQQCLQGLDFLHANDVIHRDVKSDNILLRTDGSVKLADFGLATQLTPEQSRRCSVTGTPWWMAPEVVTGQPYGPKVDIWSFGIVGIEMIEQEPPYLGESSGTATYLIATVGTPQLRQPKLLSALLRDFLSCCLQADEEQRWSAKELLQWTASICNFSQATIHPGTSHQLSEEDE; translated from the exons atgctctttgtttctgagcacatgcgctgcagcaggagtcatcctggctggttggcaggggacagcctacaacagcag tgcctgcaaggactggattttcttcatgcaaacgatgtgatccatcgagacgtgaagagtgacaacatccttctcagaaccgacggttctgtcaaactgg ctgattttggcctcgctactcagctcacccctgagcagagcagacggtgctcggtaaccgggactccttggtggatggcgcctgaagtggtgacaggtcaaccatatggccccaaagtggacatatggtcttttggaattgtgggaattgaaatgatagaacaagaacctccttacttgggcgaaagttctggcacg gctacatacctgatagccacagtagggactccacagctgcggcagcccaagctcctctcggctttgctgcgtgacttcctgagctgctgcctgcaggcagacgaggagcagcgctggtctgccaaggagctcctgcag tggacagcatccatttgtaacttcagccaagccaccattcatcctggcacaagtcatcaactcagtgaagaagacgaataa
- the LOC134433467 gene encoding serine/threonine-protein kinase PAK 1-like isoform X1, with amino-acid sequence MLFVSEHMRCSRSHPGWLAGDSLQQQCLQGLDFLHANDVIHRDVKSDNILLRTDGSVKLADFGLATQLTPEQSRRCSVTGTPWWMAPEVVTGQPYGPKVDIWSFGIVGIEMIEQEPPYLGESSGTATYLIATVGTPQLRQPKLLSALLRDFLSCCLQADEEQRWSAKELLQHPFVTSAKPPFILAQVINSVKKTNNPNPKH; translated from the exons atgctctttgtttctgagcacatgcgctgcagcaggagtcatcctggctggttggcaggggacagcctacaacagcag tgcctgcaaggactggattttcttcatgcaaacgatgtgatccatcgagacgtgaagagtgacaacatccttctcagaaccgacggttctgtcaaactgg ctgattttggcctcgctactcagctcacccctgagcagagcagacggtgctcggtaaccgggactccttggtggatggcgcctgaagtggtgacaggtcaaccatatggccccaaagtggacatatggtcttttggaattgtgggaattgaaatgatagaacaagaacctccttacttgggcgaaagttctggcacg gctacatacctgatagccacagtagggactccacagctgcggcagcccaagctcctctcggctttgctgcgtgacttcctgagctgctgcctgcaggcagacgaggagcagcgctggtctgccaaggagctcctgcag catccatttgtaacttcagccaagccaccattcatcctggcacaagtcatcaactcagtgaagaagacgaataaccctaaccctaaacactaa